The following are from one region of the Paenibacillus sp. KS-LC4 genome:
- a CDS encoding macro domain-containing protein — MEFTEIKKDLFTMPDTYSLAHCISSDAKMGAGIAVLFRKHFKLASLQNMANSSPLVIGTCYKVDRALNLVTKAKYFQKPTYQTLTLAIESMRDICLQEGIAQLAMPQIGCGLDKLQWGRVREIIKDAFAETDIEIVICTL; from the coding sequence ATGGAATTTACCGAAATAAAAAAGGATCTATTCACGATGCCGGACACGTACAGCTTGGCCCACTGCATTTCCTCCGATGCCAAAATGGGGGCGGGAATCGCCGTTTTATTCCGAAAGCATTTTAAGCTTGCATCCCTTCAAAATATGGCAAATAGCAGCCCCTTAGTTATAGGAACTTGCTATAAGGTCGACAGAGCTTTAAATTTGGTAACCAAAGCAAAGTATTTTCAGAAGCCCACCTACCAAACACTTACTCTAGCCATAGAATCCATGAGGGACATCTGCTTGCAAGAAGGCATTGCCCAGCTTGCTATGCCGCAAATCGGCTGCGGACTCGATAAGCTCCAATGGGGCCGGGTGCGGGAAATCATTAAAGATGCTTTTGCAGAGACGGACATCGAAATTGTTATATGTACATTGTAA